TCAATACGCCAGAAATATGTTGTCTTCGTATCTAATTTACTGGCAGCAAACTTATTCTCTTTCTGATTTCTAATAAATTCCGGTGCATTAGTTTTCCCGAAATAAATATTGTGGGAGACTGCGTTCCGTGCCGGTGTCCATTTTAATTCTACTCTTTCTCTTTGAACATTATATAATCCATTTCTTGGCCCGGGTAAAAATACGAACGGCAAAACCGACGGCATTGTCTCTTCAGGATCCCAAATTCCTCTAAATGTCCATTTTGCTGTTATTTCATTTTCGTTCGGACTACCTTCGGCTGATTCTAAATTATCCGAGAACCAATTATAGTCGCCCCCTTCACGATGACAATTATAAAAGTAATGACGCTCTCCCCATATCCAAGGTACCGAGTTAGGGGAGATTGGGTGATATATTGGACGATCGGCCATATTCCACGAGAAGATACAGTCGATTAAATAAAATTGACCATCTCGATGATGCCGCCCTAACGGAAATCCGGGAACACCGTTAAAACCCGAATATCGTATAACGAACTTCTGATCTTTATCCGAATCTCCATCGTGCCAGATACTGGCGCTCATATTATGTCCGAAAAATCTGCTATCTGTAATGTAGCACCATCCTCGCGGGCAAACAAAATCAACCCATCCTTCGAAAAAGCAATTAGTGTGGTAGTACATACCATCTTTTTTATTCCAGAGACTGAGTGTGTCACCTCCATCGGCTAAAATATTACAGTTCACGATGATTACACGGATACCGCCTCCACGAACGGCAAATTGATGATCGTGTTCTCCATACAAACCGCCGTAATTATTATGTACTGTTATATTAGCTAACGTAATGTCTGTAACGAGAGAGTCGATATTAATCACAGCCGATCCCCAATCCGAACCCTGATGTTCTTTTACCCAATTCCTTCGCAACTCGGCATAGATAATTCTTGTACTATCGCGGTCTTCACCTACGAGTGCTATATGACTTTTAGTGATGTATATTTTTTCATTATAAATTCCCTTGCGGATAAGTATAATGACGTTTTTTTTATTGTCAGCCGGTACAGAATTAATAGCTTCCTGGATGCCGGTGTACTTTCCACTTCCATCTTTTGCGACAATTATATTTGCTTTTTCATTCGCAAACATATCGGAATGGAATGCAAAAACGAACAGCAGTATGGCAATTGAAGAAAATATTTTTTCCATATCGTTATATAAGTATGAGTTTGATTATATGGGAAATTTCAGCAACCATCATCAATAATTATGACATCCTTTCAGTACTTTTTATTCTTGCTTCACTGCATCGGCTCTTACATTCTTCTCAAGCTCAATCCCTTTCTTCACTTGCTTGAAGTCCACACCGGATAAACGGATATTTTCCGATCTCTCGCCAAAAACCTTTAGGAACAGATCGACCGGCGCCGGATAGGTTCCGCCTTTTATAGCAACATTCCGGCTTTGAATAATATTAAATACATTTCCTGATTGCGGAACGATCCTGCATCCATCCAGCTGGACTCCATACGCATCGGCGATATAGACTCCTCGTTTTGATTTAATAGAAATATTATTAATGATCATATTCTTGATCGATAATTCAGGAAGACCATTAATTACAATGGCACGGTCTGCACCGTTGCAAACGATGTTCTTTACATAGAAATCCCTGAATTGCGGTGTTCTGTCCGTTAGCGGTTCCATCTTTCGTATAGTCAGGTCCTTCCTGGCTTCAACATCAGGAGAACCGCCGGAATAATACATATCAAAAAGAATCGCATCGGTCACTACCTCCCTCATTTGTATCCCATCGATAAAAATTTTCTCGATCACTCCACCCTTTCCGCGTGCCGATTTAAAACGCAGTCCCACATCTGTACCAATGAAAACGCAATTGCGGACAGAAACATTGCGTGCACCACCGTAGGTTTCACTCCCAATTACAAAGCCCCCATGGGCATGATATACCACACAATCCGCAATTACAATATTTTCACATGCCGGACCCGGTTTCTGATTGGCGGCGATGGTCCCGGGTTTTAGACATATTCCGTCATCACCGACATCGATCATACAATTATAGATAAACATATTACGGCACGCTGACGGATCGATGGCATCGGTATTTTTTCCCCATACCGGTGCAAATACTTTTACATTGCGTATAATCAGATTTTCACATTGTTGAGGAATAATATGGTACTTCGGGGAATTCTCAAATGTTGGTCCGTCAATCAATACACCATTACACTGGACAAAATTGACGAGATTGGGCCGATTGTATTCTTTTGTCGATTCGTATTCCTCTTTTGTCAGTATCTTCTTTGCATCCGCACTTTCTTTAAGAAATTTCTCGGCTCCCATCGATTCTTTTGAAGGCCACCACTCTTCACCGTTTGCCGTAACAATTCCGCCAGATTCAACAAGAACTTTCCACTGATGCTCAGTTAAATCCTCCTTTAGTACATAGCGCCAGACTTCTCCGGCTCCATCGAAGATCCCGTCGCCGGTAATTGCAATATTCCTTGCCTGATAGGCAGAGATTAGTTGAGCTCTTCTATACTTGTTTTCCGCAATTTCACTAAACGGATAGTCATTGAGATTCTTGCTGAACTGAACGAGCGCTCCTTTCTCTACATGAAGGTTAATATTGCTTTCAAGCCTGATGGGTCCGGTAATCCAACTACCGGCCGGAATAATGACGGCTCCACCTCCGGCTTTTGCACAGGCCTGAATGGCAGCGTTGATAAACTCGGTATTCATCGTATATCCATCGCCTGCTGCACCATAATCAATAATATTCACCGTTCTATCCGGAAAAGTAGGCAACTGAATTTCGGGCATGCTGAAAGGCAATCCACTTTTATATTTCGCAGGGATAGGTTGAGCAAAAACAATAAACGTAAATTGAGCAACAAAGAATATCAAGAAGGCCACAGTTCTTGAATATTTGTCAATGATTGAGTCGGTATGCATTTTATATAATATTTCTTTAGAAAATCTTATTTATTCCTGGGATAAATAATCGGATCAATATGTCGCCTGAAGTGCTTTACAATAAATTGATAATATACATCTTCATGATCTTGAAGACACTGCAAAGTTTATTATTGAAATCAGGACTCTCGCAGCAATGATCAAGTATTTCTTTTAACTCAGAAGTCATATTTAAATATTTCCATTATTAGTATTCTGTGAATAAAAAGAGTTATTATTACTTTGAAATCACTGCCTGAGAAAGAAGCCATTGGAAAAGATTTCGTCCTGCTTTTGTATTCTCATACTCCGGTGGCAGCCTTCGTGCATCCATATATTCATTGTAGAACCAAGGATCGCCCACAGCAAACACAAAACCTTTGCCTGAATGTGCAACAGCCATAAGAATGAGGCCATTTTCAGTGAGAATCGGTTCGGCAGGTTTTTGCAATGTAAGAGAACATATTTCTTTGAGAAATATCTGTTTCACATCTTTGAACACAGGATGCGGCGGAAATTCATCACTCTTC
The nucleotide sequence above comes from Ignavibacteriales bacterium. Encoded proteins:
- a CDS encoding pectinesterase family protein; this encodes MEKIFSSIAILLFVFAFHSDMFANEKANIIVAKDGSGKYTGIQEAINSVPADNKKNVIILIRKGIYNEKIYITKSHIALVGEDRDSTRIIYAELRRNWVKEHQGSDWGSAVINIDSLVTDITLANITVHNNYGGLYGEHDHQFAVRGGGIRVIIVNCNILADGGDTLSLWNKKDGMYYHTNCFFEGWVDFVCPRGWCYITDSRFFGHNMSASIWHDGDSDKDQKFVIRYSGFNGVPGFPLGRHHRDGQFYLIDCIFSWNMADRPIYHPISPNSVPWIWGERHYFYNCHREGGDYNWFSDNLESAEGSPNENEITAKWTFRGIWDPEETMPSVLPFVFLPGPRNGLYNVQRERVELKWTPARNAVSHNIYFGKTNAPEFIRNQKENKFAASKLDTKTTYFWRIDEVTKEDTLRGPLWHFTTK
- a CDS encoding glycoside hydrolase family 28 protein, with amino-acid sequence MPEIQLPTFPDRTVNIIDYGAAGDGYTMNTEFINAAIQACAKAGGGAVIIPAGSWITGPIRLESNINLHVEKGALVQFSKNLNDYPFSEIAENKYRRAQLISAYQARNIAITGDGIFDGAGEVWRYVLKEDLTEHQWKVLVESGGIVTANGEEWWPSKESMGAEKFLKESADAKKILTKEEYESTKEYNRPNLVNFVQCNGVLIDGPTFENSPKYHIIPQQCENLIIRNVKVFAPVWGKNTDAIDPSACRNMFIYNCMIDVGDDGICLKPGTIAANQKPGPACENIVIADCVVYHAHGGFVIGSETYGGARNVSVRNCVFIGTDVGLRFKSARGKGGVIEKIFIDGIQMREVVTDAILFDMYYSGGSPDVEARKDLTIRKMEPLTDRTPQFRDFYVKNIVCNGADRAIVINGLPELSIKNMIINNISIKSKRGVYIADAYGVQLDGCRIVPQSGNVFNIIQSRNVAIKGGTYPAPVDLFLKVFGERSENIRLSGVDFKQVKKGIELEKNVRADAVKQE